CGAAGGTTCACATCAGGGCCGCTCCCGGCAACCCCCTTAAGGGCGAGGGCCAGTGCCTGTGATATGACATGGCGGTGAGCCTCTCCTCTATCTATTTTGGAGAAGTGAAAATCGAGGCAGTTGAGATAAGTGACGTTCATCTTCATGACATCGGATAGATATCTGTCAAGCCCCGGCAATCTTGAAGACCCTCCTGAAAGATAGATGCCTTCTACAGGAACATCCTCCATCTCCCTGAATGTAAAAAGAGTCTGCCTTAGATGCAGCAGGAATTCATCTAGAACTCCACGGATGGCTGTGACAACACCCTTTGAAATGTCATCCATGACCTCATCGTCAACTAGGGGGATCTGCCCCATCTCTATTTTCAGACGCTCGGCCTCGTCGTAGGGTACGTTGAGCTGCTTAGCTATCGCCTGCGTTATCGTTTTTCCTGCAATGGATATGGCCCTGATGTAACCGAGATTTCTCCCGTGGCAGATGGTAACGGTACTCTTCTCGTGGCCGATATCCAGTATGGCATAGGCCCCCTCAGGTGGAACCATCCCCAAGTTGACCAGATTGACAAAATCTATCCCTTCCACGCAGACGTATCTCGGGTCTATGCTGACAGATTCCAGGGTCGAAAGTTCTTTGGCGAGGTCGAGCTTTTGAACATAAACCGCCATGATCCTGGATGTATTTTTCTCCTGCCACAGAACCGCATAGTCCAGAGTCACCTTCTCAATATCGAATGGGATAAAGCTCTCTACCTCAAAAGAGATCGCCTCATCTATTTTTTTCGAACTGCTAAATGGAAAGGTAAGAAGCCTTGAGGTCACCTTCTGGGCTGGGAAACCAACGGCCGCCACCTCCCAAGCGATGTTAAAATCATCTATCAATCCCTGCAGAGCGATGGCCCTCGATTCGTCAGGGGTCAGGAGTTCATTGTATTGAACGGGGCGTTCATAAAATTCCACAAATGAAAAACTCTTAAAGCCCCGCTCTATGACGGCCACTTTTACGGAATAACTCCCGATATCGATTCCTATAACCCTCTGTGGCATAGCATTATCCGCCTTTAATTTCCCTGCGAGAATAGCACAGCCGAACTGTCATATCAAACTGGTTAATATCGCTAATAGATCCTCCAGTACAGGATCTTCCATTTTTTGGGGTCCTGATTCTCAACATCAAGAACGGCCTTTATTCTAACCGTGGTATCTCCAGCCTGCCCAGCCAGTTTTAACGTGAAGAACCTGCTGCTTGAAGTGAGGTAGCTGGCGAAGGTGGAACCTCCCCGCATTCCGGTCTGCCCGGTCCCCTGATCTTCATCGGTCGTACCGCGAATAGCCTTGTCCAAGGCATCGGCTATTTTCGATACGGCCTGATCACCTATCCCGCTATCCGCGCAGGCGGTGTTGATGGAATCGTAGAGACGATTCATCTCATCAACGTCGCCTGTTCTCACGGGGGGAAGATCCGGCGTAGAGGATATGTATCTCACGATCAGACTTTCAACGATTTCCCTGGGCGCGGTGCATGGATTTATCTTACCATCGCCATAGATGGTAAAATTTTCCTGCAGCTCCGGAAACCATAGATCCGTAACGCCGTCGATCAGATAAGCCTCCAGTAGCGTTATCAATTTTGAGTTTCTGGGTTGATATGGAACTCCGAGTCTGTCGTAAATCGATCGTTCCGCTCCGCCGATGCGACCGCTTATCTCATTTATCTCACCATCCGTATCAATCCAGTCACCTATGTTGTCCACTATCTGCGAAATCTGCACCCCAGAGTCCTCAAAGAGGGCTTCATATTTTTTATCTGAAAGAAATTTATAGAGATACTGTTTGTATTCGTCGAATGGACTGGGTTTGCCATCCCCTGCAGATGTCTTGCTCAGCCCCACAAATCCATTCAAATTGATTTTTGTCCCCTCGTCGATGCATTCGCCGTCGAAGTCACCCTCGAATTCGAGAAATTCAGAGGCCATTTTTTCTGCGGATACCGAGGCGCTGCGCTGAAGGCGCTCTATCTTATCCTCGATCTGAGATTCCTCTCCGCCTTCCCCTTCATCCTCTTCACCACCCGCCCCGCCCATGAGCCCCTCCAAACCGCCACCTGTGAAGACGGCTCGTATCAATCCCGTCGAAAGAGGAAACTGCTGACAGAGCGGCATATTAGCGGCTCCCCCAAGATATTGAGAGAGGTTCTGACTCTGCACGATCTGGCGAAACATCCTGTCGAACTTTAGTTCCAGCAGCATGAAGCTGTATGCGGACTTGGCGAGGTAATACGATTGAAGCCTGTCTCTCTCGTTCATAGCAAGGTTGTAGTTAACATTCGTGTTGTACGCGAATTCAACCAGAACGGTGGAAAGAACCACGATGGCCGATAAAACCAGCATGAGAGCTACACCTTTTTTGTTAAACACTCTTTTCATCAGCATGGTCCTGACATTCAAAGCCCTATCGGGTTCTCCCACAAAGCCAGCATGACAGCGGTTGAAAGTGTAATTTCTGCCCCATCATCGTCCGGATCCGGAAACGCAATCCCGATCCTCACAGCCATGGGCAACTTCATACTCCAATCCACCATCTCGCTGTTCCATGTCTTCATCCACTCGCGTTTGGCAGGATGGTAGTACTCGAGGTTGAATTCCCTTATTCCCTCGACAAGAACGAGTGGCTTCCCCTTTACATCGGTGGTGTTATCCAGCCACGGATCGGCACGCCGGATGAGATTGTAGACCCCGGGTTCATCGGATGGAACCACCTCGTAAGAAATTTTGACCTGATCGCATTCCTTGGCCTGTTTGTATAGCCGCATGTGCGAAAGGGATGTAAACTTAAGTAAATCCTGAGCACCCTGGTCATCCCCTATGAAAAAAGTTTTGGCGCCGGAGGTGAACGCCGCCTGTTCTGACCCTGCCCCCTCACCTGCAACTTTCTTGCTGAGAAAGGCCACTGCGAGGTCGTCGGATATCTTGCGCAGCACTACCCGGCCATTTTGAAAGACCGAGTCCCTAAGCTCGGTGCGCTCTTTAGCCCTGAAACTTTGGGAGGAAGACGACCATATCAGGGTCATGATGACCCCCAGTATCGCCACGGCGATGAGGACTTCCAACAACGTGAATCCTTTTTGCAAAATATTTTTCATTGTTCCGACAAACCTCAAAGTTTGACTATATGGGTAACCACATCTACTGATTGTTCTTCACCAAGCTCCAACCACTTGATCTTCAGTTTCAACTCCCTCACGGTTTTGGATATTTCTTTCGTCAATTGCTGGCCGATCATCTGCTGAAAACCGCCCTCTTCGCCGGTCATGGGAGCTGGCAGCTCAACTTTTTTGACTTCCATCTCCCAAGAATAGTCTTCATAGGGCTCGTCGAATTTTCCCTCTTCACTTTTCTCATCGGGAAACTCATTCATCTGTATACCCTTGTGGAGTTCAACTTCGATCTCAACCATC
Above is a window of Myxococcales bacterium DNA encoding:
- a CDS encoding pilus assembly protein PilM, giving the protein MPQRVIGIDIGSYSVKVAVIERGFKSFSFVEFYERPVQYNELLTPDESRAIALQGLIDDFNIAWEVAAVGFPAQKVTSRLLTFPFSSSKKIDEAISFEVESFIPFDIEKVTLDYAVLWQEKNTSRIMAVYVQKLDLAKELSTLESVSIDPRYVCVEGIDFVNLVNLGMVPPEGAYAILDIGHEKSTVTICHGRNLGYIRAISIAGKTITQAIAKQLNVPYDEAERLKIEMGQIPLVDDEVMDDISKGVVTAIRGVLDEFLLHLRQTLFTFREMEDVPVEGIYLSGGSSRLPGLDRYLSDVMKMNVTYLNCLDFHFSKIDRGEAHRHVISQALALALKGVAGSGPDVNLRKGEFAFKGDVEKLGGSVRKVAIVAGAIIFLALVNFSAKYYSVKRQVDKLRDDVTTIVKQAMPDTPVRALGTPKAALSLIKSKQAEVDERIAQLNSMVGASPLNIMKDISEALPPRDQLKIEVVDLSIGEGRVTLSGVVDDFKTVDVVKQTFDKSSKFANVSTGNVSKGVKGEVKFKLSMDLAASVKQGS
- a CDS encoding general secretion pathway protein GspK, whose product is MKRVFNKKGVALMLVLSAIVVLSTVLVEFAYNTNVNYNLAMNERDRLQSYYLAKSAYSFMLLELKFDRMFRQIVQSQNLSQYLGGAANMPLCQQFPLSTGLIRAVFTGGGLEGLMGGAGGEEDEGEGGEESQIEDKIERLQRSASVSAEKMASEFLEFEGDFDGECIDEGTKINLNGFVGLSKTSAGDGKPSPFDEYKQYLYKFLSDKKYEALFEDSGVQISQIVDNIGDWIDTDGEINEISGRIGGAERSIYDRLGVPYQPRNSKLITLLEAYLIDGVTDLWFPELQENFTIYGDGKINPCTAPREIVESLIVRYISSTPDLPPVRTGDVDEMNRLYDSINTACADSGIGDQAVSKIADALDKAIRGTTDEDQGTGQTGMRGGSTFASYLTSSSRFFTLKLAGQAGDTTVRIKAVLDVENQDPKKWKILYWRIY
- a CDS encoding prepilin-type N-terminal cleavage/methylation domain-containing protein; the protein is MKNILQKGFTLLEVLIAVAILGVIMTLIWSSSSQSFRAKERTELRDSVFQNGRVVLRKISDDLAVAFLSKKVAGEGAGSEQAAFTSGAKTFFIGDDQGAQDLLKFTSLSHMRLYKQAKECDQVKISYEVVPSDEPGVYNLIRRADPWLDNTTDVKGKPLVLVEGIREFNLEYYHPAKREWMKTWNSEMVDWSMKLPMAVRIGIAFPDPDDDGAEITLSTAVMLALWENPIGL
- a CDS encoding prepilin-type N-terminal cleavage/methylation domain-containing protein, which translates into the protein MMLDGPSKKSHGFTLLEVMVAMAILAVSLLALMDFSGNTLITSGRAERMTVATMLARQKMVEIEVELHKGIQMNEFPDEKSEEGKFDEPYEDYSWEMEVKKVELPAPMTGEEGGFQQMIGQQLTKEISKTVRELKLKIKWLELGEEQSVDVVTHIVKL